In Flavobacterium gelatinilyticum, a genomic segment contains:
- the metI gene encoding methionine ABC transporter permease MetI, giving the protein MSDSLIDLLLKGTWETIVMTFVSGFFGFLLGLPTGILLFLTRKNQILEQPVLNRTLSVIVNVFRSIPFIILIVWMIPFTRAIVGTSIGVSAALVPLSIGAAPFIARLVENSLLSLPSGLIEAARALGATPFQIVYKVLLPEALPSLINAASITLITLVGYSAMGGAVGAGGLGQVGYQYGYIGYDAVTMNSVLVLLVILVFLIQFAGDALSKRFDHR; this is encoded by the coding sequence ATGTCTGATTCTCTTATAGATTTATTGTTAAAAGGAACATGGGAAACCATTGTAATGACTTTTGTATCGGGATTTTTTGGCTTCTTGCTGGGACTTCCAACGGGAATTTTGCTTTTCCTCACCCGTAAAAATCAAATTCTGGAACAGCCGGTTTTAAACAGAACTTTATCTGTTATCGTGAATGTTTTTCGTTCTATTCCGTTTATTATTTTGATTGTTTGGATGATTCCGTTTACACGTGCTATAGTGGGAACTTCGATAGGTGTTAGTGCGGCATTAGTGCCTTTAAGTATTGGTGCGGCGCCGTTTATTGCCCGTTTAGTCGAAAATAGTTTGTTAAGTCTTCCGTCAGGTTTAATCGAAGCGGCAAGAGCTTTGGGAGCAACTCCGTTTCAAATCGTATATAAAGTATTACTGCCGGAAGCTCTGCCATCGTTGATCAACGCAGCATCGATTACCTTAATTACTTTGGTAGGATATTCTGCAATGGGAGGTGCTGTTGGTGCCGGCGGATTAGGTCAGGTTGGGTATCAGTATGGTTATATTGGTTATGATGCCGTAACGATGAATTCGGTACTGGTTCTTTTGGTTATTCTGGTATTCCTGATTCAGTTTGCAGGTGATGCTTTATCAAAACGATTTGATCATAGATAA
- a CDS encoding NAD(P)H-dependent flavin oxidoreductase, which produces MWYNTKATEILGIEYPILQGPFGGNLSTVELTAAVSNAGGLGGYGAYTNSPQEIYEIDKQIKAATNKPYNINLWVSDHDIPESGLSDAQFDKTAALFKPYYDEVGIPLPEKPAPFQSRFENQLDVILDIRPKVFSFMFGVPPNTVLEQCRQKGIVTVGAATTLDEALFLDSKGVDMIIASGFEAGGHRPSFLDKSESSLTGTFVLVQLMREKIKTPIIAAGGIADGRGIAAALTLGASAAQVGTAFLACDESGALPVHKEMLFSDASKYTTLSRAFTGRLGRGLTSRVAQDITGKESGILPFPLQTTFIAPLRKAAIEQQKWDMILFWAGQISPILKHTKASVLMNALIEETTNYFDGLK; this is translated from the coding sequence ATGTGGTACAATACAAAAGCGACGGAAATATTAGGAATCGAATATCCAATCCTGCAAGGACCATTTGGCGGTAACTTATCGACGGTTGAACTAACCGCAGCGGTTTCGAATGCCGGCGGATTGGGCGGATACGGAGCCTATACCAACAGTCCGCAGGAGATTTACGAGATTGATAAGCAAATAAAAGCGGCAACCAATAAACCGTACAATATTAACCTTTGGGTTTCAGATCATGATATTCCGGAGTCGGGTTTAAGCGATGCGCAATTCGATAAAACCGCCGCTTTGTTTAAACCGTATTATGATGAGGTGGGAATTCCGTTACCCGAAAAACCGGCACCTTTTCAGTCCAGATTTGAGAACCAGTTAGACGTTATTTTAGACATTCGCCCAAAGGTTTTCAGTTTTATGTTTGGTGTGCCTCCAAATACTGTTCTGGAGCAATGCAGACAAAAGGGAATTGTAACAGTAGGAGCCGCGACGACTTTAGACGAAGCCCTGTTTCTGGACAGCAAAGGTGTCGATATGATTATCGCATCGGGTTTTGAAGCGGGCGGACACCGGCCTTCTTTTCTCGATAAATCGGAATCGTCTCTAACCGGAACTTTCGTATTAGTGCAGTTAATGCGTGAAAAAATTAAAACCCCAATTATCGCAGCAGGAGGCATAGCCGACGGAAGGGGAATTGCCGCTGCGCTGACATTAGGCGCAAGCGCCGCACAAGTAGGAACCGCTTTTTTAGCCTGCGATGAATCTGGTGCTTTGCCGGTTCACAAGGAAATGCTATTTTCTGATGCTTCAAAATACACCACTTTATCACGCGCTTTTACAGGAAGACTCGGCCGCGGATTAACTAGCCGTGTTGCTCAGGATATTACAGGAAAAGAATCCGGAATTTTGCCTTTTCCGCTGCAAACGACATTTATAGCCCCGCTGAGAAAAGCAGCGATCGAACAGCAAAAATGGGACATGATTTTATTTTGGGCAGGACAGATTTCACCCATTTTAAAACATACCAAAGCTTCGGTTTTAATGAATGCGCTGATAGAAGAAACGACGAATTATTTTGACGGATTGAAATAA
- a CDS encoding DUF488 domain-containing protein, with amino-acid sequence MKVYTIGVYNSTEDDFFKKLINNKIDTFIDVRQRRGVRGSKYSFVNSKKLQQKLSLLNIKYIHQLDLAPSNEVRELQKKADLKKNELKQSREELDNSFKNSYRNLILDKFDFQYFIDNLQKHNSSKIVFFCVEENSKACHRSLITEKIKNVFNLIINHL; translated from the coding sequence ATGAAAGTTTATACTATTGGCGTTTACAATTCAACTGAAGATGATTTCTTTAAAAAACTTATTAATAATAAAATTGATACTTTTATTGATGTAAGACAGAGAAGAGGTGTTAGAGGTTCAAAATATTCATTCGTTAATAGTAAAAAATTACAACAAAAATTATCCTTATTAAATATAAAATATATTCATCAATTAGATTTAGCCCCATCGAATGAAGTACGAGAATTACAGAAAAAAGCTGATCTAAAAAAAAATGAGCTAAAACAAAGTCGTGAGGAACTTGATAATTCTTTCAAAAATTCATACCGAAATCTAATACTAGATAAGTTTGACTTTCAATATTTCATAGATAATCTTCAAAAACACAATTCTTCAAAAATAGTTTTTTTCTGTGTAGAAGAAAACTCAAAGGCATGTCATAGATCTTTAATTACCGAAAAAATAAAGAACGTATTTAATTTAATTATTAATCATTTATAA
- the metQ gene encoding methionine ABC transporter substrate-binding lipoprotein MetQ, which translates to MNTKLNILKTAGILALALVLSNCGNEKKNDPHFIKVGVASGPELKVAEAAKKVAKEKYGLEVELVSFNDYVIPNEALSQGDIDANAFQHKPYLDEQSKQRGYKLAIIGNTFVYPIAGYSKKIKSLGELKNESTIIIPNDPTNGGRSLLLLQKNGLLKLKEGVGLLPKVTDIVSNPKNLKILELEAPQLPRALDDENVSIAIINNTFASQAGLVPSRDALFVEDKDSPYVNLVVSREDNKNEEKIKQFLQAFQSPEVEKAADKEFKGGAVKGW; encoded by the coding sequence ATGAATACGAAATTGAATATTTTAAAAACGGCAGGAATTTTGGCTTTGGCACTTGTTTTATCAAACTGTGGAAATGAAAAAAAGAATGATCCTCACTTTATAAAAGTAGGAGTGGCGTCCGGACCTGAATTAAAAGTAGCTGAAGCGGCTAAAAAAGTTGCCAAAGAAAAATACGGACTGGAAGTTGAATTGGTTTCCTTCAACGATTATGTGATTCCTAACGAAGCTTTAAGCCAGGGTGATATTGATGCCAATGCTTTTCAGCATAAACCGTATTTAGATGAGCAGTCAAAACAGAGAGGGTATAAATTAGCCATTATAGGAAATACATTTGTTTACCCGATTGCCGGATATTCTAAAAAGATTAAATCGCTTGGAGAATTAAAAAATGAAAGTACGATCATCATTCCAAATGATCCTACAAACGGCGGACGCTCGTTATTGCTTTTACAGAAAAACGGTTTATTAAAACTAAAAGAAGGTGTTGGTTTATTACCAAAAGTTACTGACATTGTAAGCAATCCTAAAAACTTAAAAATTTTAGAATTAGAAGCACCTCAATTGCCTCGTGCTCTTGATGATGAAAATGTTTCTATAGCGATTATCAACAATACGTTTGCTTCTCAGGCAGGATTGGTTCCGTCTCGTGATGCTTTATTTGTAGAAGATAAAGATTCACCTTATGTAAATCTGGTTGTAAGCCGTGAAGACAATAAAAATGAAGAAAAAATAAAACAGTTTTTACAGGCTTTCCAGTCTCCTGAAGTTGAAAAAGCAGCAGATAAGGAATTCAAAGGCGGTGCTGTAAAAGGCTGGTAA
- the metN gene encoding methionine ABC transporter ATP-binding protein MetN, whose translation MIELKNVTKTFHQKDRIVTALSDVSLTVPPGKIFGVIGTSGAGKSTLIRCVNLLERPTSGEIIVDGKALMQLSNAQLAIERRQIGMIFQHFNLLSSRTVFENVAFPLELTGTPKSEIKNRVLELLQLVGLAEKANDYPASLSGGQKQRVAIARTLANNPKVLLCDEATSALDPATTRSILNLLKDINKRLNITVLLITHQMEVVKSICDEVAVISHGKLIEQGSVGEIFADPKHELTREFISSSLHIDVPAVYEEKLQKEDDGTLNPLLKLEMTGKSVNEPVISEVSRLFDTDFKIVSAQMDQAGDVNFGVMLIELSGKRENYAAAIQYFNSKHIKTEIIGYV comes from the coding sequence ATGATTGAATTAAAAAATGTAACCAAAACGTTTCATCAGAAAGACAGAATTGTGACTGCGTTGTCTGATGTTTCGCTCACGGTGCCGCCCGGGAAAATTTTTGGTGTTATAGGGACTTCGGGTGCAGGAAAAAGTACTTTAATACGCTGTGTCAATTTACTGGAAAGGCCTACATCAGGAGAAATTATTGTAGACGGCAAAGCTTTGATGCAATTGTCAAATGCACAGTTAGCAATTGAAAGAAGACAAATTGGAATGATTTTTCAGCACTTCAATTTACTTTCGTCAAGAACCGTTTTCGAAAATGTGGCTTTTCCGTTAGAATTAACCGGAACTCCAAAAAGCGAAATTAAAAATCGTGTTTTAGAATTGCTGCAATTGGTGGGGCTGGCTGAAAAAGCAAACGATTATCCGGCAAGCCTTTCCGGCGGACAGAAACAAAGAGTTGCAATTGCAAGAACTCTGGCTAATAATCCAAAAGTGCTTTTGTGCGATGAAGCGACAAGTGCGCTGGATCCTGCTACTACACGTTCTATTTTGAACTTATTGAAAGACATTAACAAACGATTGAATATTACCGTTTTGCTGATTACACACCAAATGGAAGTAGTAAAATCGATTTGTGATGAGGTTGCCGTTATCAGCCACGGAAAATTAATAGAGCAGGGAAGTGTAGGTGAAATTTTCGCCGATCCAAAACACGAACTGACAAGAGAGTTTATTTCTTCTTCGCTGCATATTGATGTTCCAGCGGTTTACGAAGAAAAATTGCAGAAGGAAGACGACGGAACTTTGAATCCGTTATTGAAACTGGAAATGACCGGAAAATCAGTTAACGAACCTGTTATCTCCGAAGTTTCAAGACTCTTCGATACCGATTTTAAAATCGTAAGCGCTCAGATGGATCAGGCGGGCGATGTAAATTTTGGCGTTATGCTGATTGAATTATCCGGTAAGCGCGAAAATTACGCCGCGGCGATTCAGTATTTTAATTCAAAACATATTAAAACAGAAATTATAGGTTATGTCTGA
- a CDS encoding cupin domain-containing protein: MKTIPRRVVTGVKNGKSIIEQDAIVTNVSEHFPGLIISDIWSTDSTPAKFEEKVIENTAFPNTPKNGSYFRYVQIPPDKDLGIEAPEGQPHPLMHQTDTLDYIIIISGEIYLITDEEETLLKAGDIVIQRGTNHAWSNRSDTSCIQLAILLDAKSL; the protein is encoded by the coding sequence ATGAAAACAATACCAAGAAGAGTAGTTACAGGAGTAAAAAACGGAAAATCGATTATTGAGCAGGATGCAATTGTAACGAATGTATCAGAACATTTTCCGGGACTTATTATTTCTGATATCTGGTCAACTGACAGTACTCCGGCGAAATTCGAAGAAAAAGTAATCGAAAATACCGCTTTTCCCAATACACCAAAAAACGGCAGTTATTTTCGGTACGTTCAGATTCCGCCCGACAAAGATTTAGGAATAGAAGCACCGGAAGGCCAGCCTCATCCGTTAATGCATCAAACCGATACTTTGGATTATATCATCATTATTTCAGGCGAAATTTACCTCATTACAGATGAAGAAGAAACCCTCCTGAAAGCCGGAGATATCGTCATACAGCGAGGAACAAATCACGCTTGGAGCAATCGGTCTGATACGTCTTGTATCCAATTAGCCATTTTACTGGATGCAAAATCATTGTAA
- a CDS encoding TlpA disulfide reductase family protein gives MKKILLGFALFVGAFQTQAQENNLQLKGTVVDTIVQYVYLQKFHNKMFTTIDSVKVKDGNFAFKTKVKTPELYGLSVNKESSPLYIFLEKDPITVKLSPKKYYSTSVVEGSASQDLFETYKKTKDAEISKFITEHPKSIVSAYVLYRNWSYRLSPEQITQNIALLDKSLQNVTYVKELKELVTVLDGLAVGKKAPDFTASDPDGKPVRFYENLKGYTLVDFWASWCGPCRRENPNIVAAYKEFHDKGFNIVAVSLDKKKENWVKGIKDDNLTWTHVSDLLFWNSAVARLYGVRAIPGNYLVDSKGIIVAKNLQGEELQATLKTLLENKI, from the coding sequence ATGAAAAAAATACTATTGGGTTTTGCCTTATTTGTTGGAGCTTTTCAAACTCAGGCGCAGGAAAATAATTTACAATTAAAAGGAACTGTTGTCGATACAATTGTACAGTACGTTTATCTGCAAAAGTTTCATAATAAAATGTTTACGACTATTGATTCGGTAAAAGTAAAAGACGGAAACTTTGCTTTTAAAACAAAAGTAAAAACGCCGGAATTATACGGATTAAGCGTAAATAAAGAAAGTTCGCCATTGTATATTTTCCTCGAAAAAGACCCAATTACGGTTAAGCTGAGTCCAAAGAAATATTACAGCACTTCGGTTGTAGAAGGTTCAGCTTCGCAGGATTTGTTTGAAACCTATAAGAAAACAAAAGATGCAGAAATCAGCAAATTCATTACAGAACATCCAAAATCTATTGTTTCGGCTTATGTATTGTACAGAAACTGGTCGTACAGGCTGTCTCCGGAACAGATTACACAGAATATTGCTTTGCTGGATAAAAGTCTTCAAAATGTTACTTACGTGAAAGAATTAAAAGAACTGGTTACCGTATTAGACGGATTGGCGGTAGGTAAAAAAGCCCCTGATTTTACAGCCAGCGATCCTGATGGAAAACCAGTTCGTTTTTATGAAAATTTAAAAGGCTATACTCTGGTTGATTTTTGGGCTTCGTGGTGCGGACCCTGCCGAAGAGAAAATCCAAACATTGTAGCGGCTTACAAGGAATTTCATGATAAAGGATTCAATATTGTAGCAGTTTCACTGGATAAAAAGAAAGAAAACTGGGTAAAGGGAATTAAGGATGATAACTTAACATGGACACATGTTTCTGATTTATTGTTCTGGAACAGTGCCGTTGCCAGATTATATGGTGTAAGAGCTATTCCGGGGAATTATTTAGTTGATTCAAAAGGAATAATCGTTGCGAAAAACCTGCAGGGAGAAGAATTGCAAGCGACATTAAAAACGCTTTTAGAAAATAAAATCTAA
- a CDS encoding murein L,D-transpeptidase catalytic domain-containing protein has translation MKIFSLTLFLFMGFLGTPNEVKKEIPPLSPEMERFNVQLAEVKAAIAKSNAYSSKIAFFIDMKIKSGKNRFFVYDLENEKIIEQGLVANGSGSETNLRGELKFSNEPNSKCTSLGSYAIGKAYRGMFGKSYRLSGLNETNSNAEKRAIVLHPYSAVPNEEQDYYIYNSQGCPMVSEAFFKKLEKIIDGSKSKIILNIYY, from the coding sequence ATGAAAATCTTTAGTCTCACTTTATTTTTATTTATGGGTTTTTTAGGTACTCCTAATGAAGTTAAAAAAGAAATACCACCGCTTAGTCCAGAAATGGAACGATTTAATGTTCAGCTTGCAGAAGTAAAAGCTGCAATAGCAAAAAGTAATGCCTATAGTTCTAAAATTGCTTTTTTTATAGATATGAAGATTAAATCCGGAAAAAACAGATTTTTTGTTTATGATCTGGAGAATGAAAAGATTATAGAGCAAGGTCTTGTCGCAAATGGTTCAGGATCCGAAACTAATTTGAGAGGTGAATTGAAATTTAGTAACGAACCGAATTCTAAATGTACTTCGCTGGGAAGTTATGCCATAGGAAAAGCATACAGAGGTATGTTTGGAAAATCATACAGACTTTCAGGTTTAAATGAAACCAACAGCAATGCCGAAAAAAGAGCAATCGTTTTACATCCTTACTCAGCTGTGCCAAACGAAGAGCAGGATTATTATATATACAACAGTCAGGGCTGTCCGATGGTCAGCGAGGCTTTCTTTAAAAAATTAGAAAAGATTATTGACGGCTCCAAATCAAAGATAATTTTAAACATCTACTATTAA
- a CDS encoding DUF488 domain-containing protein: MNQSTIYSIGHGNKTLEKFIEELHAYKIEFLFDVRSKPYSKFNPHFNKEVLEAELMQNGVTYIYAGDFLGGLPNDISCYVKGKVDYEKVKEKDFFKTGINTIVEANHEKMIIALMCSEAKPETCHRSKLIGQELLKYNISVNHIIDSNVMKDQAKVMNEFLQGKNLTNLFGDENLTSRKKY, encoded by the coding sequence ATGAACCAGAGTACAATATATTCTATTGGACATGGAAACAAGACTTTAGAAAAATTCATTGAAGAATTACACGCCTATAAAATAGAGTTTTTATTTGACGTCAGATCGAAGCCATATTCTAAGTTTAATCCCCATTTTAACAAAGAGGTATTAGAAGCGGAACTTATGCAAAATGGTGTAACATATATATATGCAGGCGATTTTCTAGGGGGACTTCCTAATGATATTAGTTGCTATGTAAAAGGAAAAGTAGATTACGAAAAAGTAAAAGAAAAAGATTTTTTCAAAACAGGAATAAATACAATTGTAGAAGCAAATCATGAAAAAATGATAATAGCATTAATGTGTAGTGAAGCTAAACCTGAAACTTGTCACAGAAGTAAATTGATAGGTCAAGAATTACTAAAATACAATATTTCTGTTAATCATATTATTGATTCGAATGTAATGAAAGATCAGGCAAAAGTAATGAACGAATTCTTACAGGGTAAAAATTTAACTAATTTATTTGGGGATGAAAATTTAACATCAAGAAAAAAATATTAA
- a CDS encoding aminotransferase class V-fold PLP-dependent enzyme — MNAIEPTTKPTESECYFSKFRENTVGTDHTFESVYGQQNLLYADWVASGRLYAPIEDIMLNKIGPMIANTHSFSSQTGKASTYAYQYAREIIKKAVNADESDVLVTTGTGMTAALSKLQRIMGLRKTYENENDRPVVFITHMEHHSNQVPWYETNADVVILPADENNLVDPKILSEEIKKYAGRSLKIGSFTACSNVTGIITPYHDLAKIMHRNGGYCFVDFAASAPYVKIDMHPEDSEQQLDAIFFSPHKFLGGPGTCGILVFNENLYQADFPDNPGGGNVKWTNPLGNYCYSDVIEVREDGGTPGFLQVMRAALALELKEKMGLGNIAKREKELLDLCFSRLQKIQGLSILGDLKSHRIGCVSFVIEDIHYNLIVRLLNDRFGIQVRGGWSCASTYAHYLFNIDEKRSKAITNELLQKNQTNKPGWVRLSLHPITTNEELEFICDAIQQVSLNYKKWRKDYRYNAAANEFESIHVNETIKEDVQDWFQLD; from the coding sequence ATGAATGCCATTGAACCAACAACAAAACCAACAGAGTCTGAATGTTACTTTTCTAAATTCAGGGAAAATACAGTAGGAACAGACCATACTTTCGAATCGGTTTACGGACAACAAAATCTGTTATATGCAGACTGGGTTGCCAGCGGAAGATTATACGCTCCGATTGAAGATATTATGCTCAATAAAATAGGTCCGATGATTGCCAATACCCATTCATTTTCCAGTCAGACAGGAAAGGCTTCGACTTACGCTTACCAGTATGCAAGAGAGATTATCAAAAAAGCGGTTAATGCAGATGAATCGGATGTTTTGGTTACGACCGGAACAGGAATGACGGCCGCTTTATCGAAATTACAGCGTATCATGGGGTTAAGAAAAACCTATGAAAATGAAAACGACAGACCGGTGGTTTTTATCACTCATATGGAACATCATTCCAATCAGGTTCCGTGGTACGAAACCAATGCCGATGTGGTGATTCTGCCTGCTGATGAAAACAATTTAGTCGATCCGAAAATCCTTTCTGAAGAAATAAAAAAATATGCCGGCAGAAGTCTGAAAATTGGTTCGTTTACGGCTTGTTCAAACGTTACCGGAATTATTACGCCTTATCACGATCTGGCAAAAATCATGCACCGGAACGGCGGTTATTGCTTTGTCGATTTTGCTGCTTCGGCACCGTATGTAAAAATCGACATGCATCCGGAAGACTCTGAACAACAGCTGGATGCTATTTTCTTTTCGCCGCATAAATTTCTGGGCGGACCGGGAACCTGTGGTATTTTGGTTTTTAATGAGAATTTGTACCAGGCTGACTTTCCGGATAATCCGGGCGGAGGCAATGTAAAATGGACAAATCCGCTTGGAAATTATTGTTACAGCGATGTAATAGAAGTTAGGGAAGACGGAGGTACTCCTGGTTTTCTGCAGGTAATGAGAGCAGCTTTGGCTTTAGAATTAAAAGAAAAAATGGGATTAGGAAACATTGCCAAAAGAGAGAAAGAACTTTTGGATCTGTGTTTTTCGAGGCTTCAAAAAATACAGGGCTTGTCTATTCTGGGCGATCTTAAAAGTCATAGAATAGGCTGTGTATCTTTTGTTATCGAAGATATTCATTACAATTTGATTGTAAGGCTTTTAAATGACCGTTTTGGAATTCAGGTTCGAGGCGGCTGGTCGTGTGCCAGTACGTATGCACATTATTTGTTTAATATTGACGAAAAACGTTCTAAAGCGATTACAAATGAATTACTGCAGAAAAACCAGACTAACAAACCGGGCTGGGTTCGTTTGTCGCTTCATCCGATAACCACAAACGAAGAACTCGAATTTATTTGCGATGCGATTCAGCAAGTGTCTTTAAACTATAAAAAATGGAGAAAAGATTACAGGTATAATGCAGCTGCAAATGAGTTTGAAAGTATTCATGTAAACGAAACAATCAAAGAAGATGTTCAGGATTGGTTTCAACTGGACTAA
- a CDS encoding dual OB domain-containing protein: MNVLIVAKTKWGEYFCIGGIEIDTNKYLRLMDLNGGYQPSNTPFKVGQIWDIEYKSTPGTPPHIEDVKVILKNHIDTVNPNQYIIDNCRIWKGDLNDVYDSKLKWNNGSGFLNDPNDLPINSVGFWQTDKDLILSENFGKPCYTYNYNNILKRNKKMPYKGEVPAIHTIPAGTLIRLSLAKWWSKDQNTEPRCYLQLSGWY; encoded by the coding sequence ATGAATGTACTGATAGTGGCAAAAACAAAATGGGGAGAATATTTTTGTATTGGAGGAATTGAAATTGATACAAATAAGTATTTGCGTTTAATGGATTTAAATGGAGGATATCAACCATCTAATACTCCTTTCAAAGTTGGTCAAATTTGGGATATTGAATATAAATCAACTCCAGGAACACCTCCACATATAGAAGATGTTAAAGTCATTTTAAAAAATCACATTGACACAGTAAACCCTAATCAATACATTATAGATAATTGCAGAATCTGGAAAGGCGATCTAAATGATGTTTATGATTCAAAATTAAAATGGAATAACGGGAGTGGTTTCTTAAATGATCCAAATGATCTCCCAATTAATAGTGTTGGTTTTTGGCAAACCGACAAAGATCTAATCTTAAGTGAAAATTTTGGAAAACCTTGTTATACTTACAATTATAATAATATTCTAAAAAGAAATAAAAAAATGCCCTACAAAGGAGAAGTACCCGCGATTCATACTATTCCTGCTGGCACATTAATAAGATTATCTTTGGCAAAAT